One Corynebacterium matruchotii genomic window, GCCCACGACCACTTTCCCATTGCTGGCGGTGATCCCCATGATCGACCCCACGGTTTCCGCAATCGCGCAGCACACCCCACCGTTAACGATGCCGGTGATCTGCAAATGCTCCTGGGTCACATGCAATTCGGCCACAATGTGTTCCCGATCCGCCTCGGTGAACCGCAACCCGAGCTGATTGCAGAATCCGCCGGAAAGATCATTGAGACGGGCTAGTTCTCGAATGTGTAGCCCATTTTCCCCCATGTTATGCAGTAGTTCCAACAAGTCAGCCGCAGTATTGGGGATTTCTGTATGTGTCATAGTAATTAGCCTACTTATTTTCAGTAGCACGTGGATAATAAGCTTCCTGGCTCACATAATTTTCACTATCATATATGGGATAGCCAAGAGAAAATTTTTATCGTAGGGGCGCGGACTATGCCAACAAAGCGGATACGAAACACCGGGATCAGCTGGCAGGGGCGGTACCGCGATGCCTCCGGCAAGGAACACAGTAAAACATTTAGAACCAAACGGGAGGCGAAGGCGTGGGAAGACGACCAGATCCGCGCCGTCCGCCGCGGCGAGTGGCTGGACCCGCAAACCAGCACCATCACCGTGCATGAACTGGTGAAAAAGAAACTCTCCCAGTCGGCGAAACCCAATACCCAGCAGGCACGGAACTACCTATTGGCAAACCTTGGTGACCTCTCCCCCATCCCAATCACGGCGCTGCGGCCGGCAATGGTCCGCTCCTGGCTGCACGTTTTAGAAACCGGGCGGCCGTGGGTGTCGGACCGCAGCCCGCTGGCGGCAAACACCATCAGCATGATCGCCGGCCAGCTGCGGGCGATTTTGACCCAGGCGGTCAACGACGACGTGATTTTACGCCACCCCATGCGGGGTGTGGTGATTTCATCCGCGTCAAAGCAGGTAGAGCGCGACGATATCCCAGATACCGAGGAAATCCAGGCCCTGATTCGGGCGGCCTACTCGTCCGGCCGGGGAGTGTCGCCGAACCCGCAACTGGCCCGCATGATTATCGTGGCGGCCACCACGGGGCTGCGCGGCGGCGAAATCGGGGGGTTGCGGGTCAAGGACGTGGATTTCTTCCGCCGGGAACTGCACGTTTCCCAACAGGTGAGCCAGAATAGTGCGGAGCCGACCGCCCCGAAATCGCGGCGGGCCTCCCGAACCGTTCCACTCACGGAGGAAACCCTGGCGGCATTGAACACGCAACTGCGGGAACGACCCCGCGGCCGGGAGGAAACCATTTTCGCGGCGAAAAGCGGCGAGCCCTATAATTCCCTAGCGATCGGAACCCAATTTAAAAACCTGACGAAACGAGTTGGGGTAACCACAACCTTTCACGCTTTACGTCACTATTACGCTTCTAAGCTGATCGAGTCCGGGGTGAGCGTGTCGGTCGTGCAACGGGTGTTGGGACATTCGTCGCCGGCAACAACGCTTGGGGTGTATGCGCACCTGTGGCCGGGGGCGGAAGACGAGGTCCGCGACGCGGTGCGGTCATTCTGCGGTATTTCAGACCAAAAACCCACGAAAGATATTGGTAAAATACCAGGTTAAACGGTATAAATATTTTTTCACATGGTCCATGTTTTACATATAATATGCGAAAGATTCCTGACGACGGTCACCCATGAAATAAGTGACCGTCGTCACTTTTTATGAGTGGTTTTTATCTCATTTTGCCCACAATCATATCTATTATTTCTTAAAAATTAGCACCCATCTTTTCGCAATGTTGTCAGTATGCCTCAATTCTATTGTACGGAAATACATTTCACGCACATCACTACACATGCCAACTAATGGGCAATTTTAGCGAAACACTATTTTTAAAACATGCTTTTACCTGCGACTACGTTATACATAAAGATATTATTATACATCGCCTGGTACGGTAATCTTGATGAAGAAACTAACTGCTTTTTATATAAAACATGATATCAATATGGAAATTAAAAATAAGAATACTACGCAAATAAAATGATTGTAGACGATAATATATTAAGACAAATATAAAAATATGGGCGGGAAAATCGTGCCGCAACCTTGCATCAACACCGCTGCATATTTCCTATTCCCCCATTGGGGGCTAGACTAAGAAACCATGACTGAACAAGGCAATCTCGCCCAAATCGGCGTCGTCGGACTCGCCGTCATGGGATCCAACCTCGCACGCAACTTCGCACGCAATGGCCACACCGTCGCGGTCTATAACCGCAGCACGGAAAAAACCCGCAATTTTATGGCCAACCACGGCGCCGAAGGCGACTTCATCCCCTCCGAAACCATCACTGATTTCGTGGCATCCCTCGAAAAACCCCGCCGCGCCATCATCATGGTCCAGGCAGGGAACGCCACCGACGCTGTCATTCACCAACTCGCCGACGCCATGGACGACGGCGACATCATCATCGACGGCGGCAATGCCTTGTACACCGACACCATCCGACGCGAACAAGAAATAGCCGATCGTGGCCTCAACTTCGTCGGCGCCGGCATCTCCGGCGGCGAGGAAGGCGCCCTCAACGGGCCAGCCATCATGCCCGGCGGCCCGGAAAAAACCTGGGAAGCCCTAGGCCCCCTCCTCGAATCCATCGCCGCCAACGTCGACGGTGTCCCCTGCGTCACCCACATCGGCCCCGACGGTGCCGGCCACTTCGTCAAAATGGTGCACAACGGCATCGAATACGCCGACATGCAGGTCATCGGCGAGGCCTACCAGCTCCTCCGCTACGGCGCCGGTATGACCCCCGCCGAAATCGCCGAGGTTTTCCGCACCTGGAACGCCGGCGACCTTGACTCCTACCTCATCGACATCACGGCCGAGGTACTCGCCCAGGTGGATGCCGAAACCGGCAAGCCTCTCATCGACCTCATTGTTGACTCCGCCGGTCAAAAAGGCACTGGCCGCTGGACCGTCAAAGCCGCCCTCGACCTTGGGATTCCCGTCACCGGCATCGGCGAAGCTGTCTTCGCCCGCGCCCTCTCCGGGGCCACGAACCAACGCCAAGCCACCATCGGCAACCTGCCCTCCGGCACCCTCACCACCCTTGCCGAACTCGGCGTCGACCGCGACACCTTCATCGAAGACGTCCGCCGCGCCCTCTACGCATCCAAACTTGTGGCCTACGCCCAAGGGTTCGACGAAATCACCGCCGGCTCCGCCGACCACAATTGGAATGTTGACCCCCGCGACCTTGCCACCATCTGGCGTGGTGGCTGCATCATCCGCGCGAAATTCCTCAACCGCATCGTCGAGGCCTATAACGCCAATCCCGAACTACCAACCCTCCTGCTTGATCCCTATTTCAAGGCCGAGCTCGCTGGTCTCATCGATTCGTGGCGTCGCGTCGTCACCCTGGCCACCCAAATCGGCCAGCCCATCCCCGTATTCGCGTCCTCCCTGTCTTACTACGACAGTCTCCGCATCGACCGGCTTCCCGCCGCTCTCATCCAGGGCCAACGCGACTATTTCGGCGCCCACACCTACCAGCGCGTCGATAAGCCCGGCACCTACCACACCCTTTGGTCCGGTAACCGCACCGAAATCGAAGCCTAACCCACACCACAACCAGCGGACCTAGGATTTTCTCCTAGGTCCGCTCAACCAATCGTCGACACCGAAACTAGCCACCATGGATCTCCTCTTCTCCATACTGTCACTCATAGGATTCATCCTCCTCACCGCCAGCACCGGCCTCTTCGTTGCCGTCGAATTCGCCCTCACCGGTCTCGAACGCGCCACCATCGACCAAGACCTTAACACCCATAACGATTCCCGCGCCCACGCAGTCAAACGCGCCTTCCATAACCTTTCTTTTGTTTTATCCGGCGCCCAACTTGGCATTACTATCACCACTCTCACCACCGGTTACCTCGCGGAACCTATCCTCGCTAAATTCCTCAATCCTCTGCTTCGCCTCACCGGACTGAGTGAAACCTGGACCACCCCAACGGCCCTCGTCCTTGCTCTCATCATCGCCACTTTCCTTTCCATGGTCTTCGGCGAGCTTGTCCCTAAAAACATTGCTATCACCAACCCCATTCGTACCGCCCGGTTTACTATCCAACCTGCCCACGCCTTCAACCTCATCTTTAAAGGATTCATCACCCTCCTTAATAAAACCGCCAATGCCCTCGTCCGCGCCATAGGTATCGAACCTGCCGACGAGCTCGCCACCGCCCGGTCCGCCCAAGAGCTCACAACCCTAGTCCGCAATTCTGTCGGCGACGACGGCTTCGACGAAACCATCGCCAACTTCCTAGGCCGCTCCCTCCTTTTTGGCGCCACCACCGCCGAGGAGCTCATGACCCCCCGCTCCACTATCGAAACCCTCTCCCACGACGACACCATCCTTGACCTCCTCGCCAAGGCCGCCACCACCGGCTATTCCCGCTTCCCTGTCGTCAACGGCGACCTTGACGACACCATCGGTATCGTCCATTACAAAGACGCCTTCGCTATCCCCACCCACCAGCGCGCCACCACCACCTTAGGCAGCATCGCCCACACCGTCCGCGCCGTCCCCGAATCCCTCGATGGTGACGCTGTCCTCAATACTGTCCGCGCCGCTGGCGCCCAAGTCATCCTGGTCAAGGACGAATACGGCGGCACCGCCGGCCTCATCACTATTGAGGACGTCATCGAAGAAATCCTCGGCGACGTCTACGATGAACACGACAACGAAGAAGAACAGCAAGAATTTCACCAAAACACCACCAGCACCTGGACTATCTCCGGTCTCGTCCGTCTCGATGAACTGGAAGAAAACCTCGGATACCTCGCCCCCGAAGGCCCCTACGAAACCCTCGGCGGGCTCATCATGTATAACCTCGGACGCATCCCCAAAACCGGCGACGAACTCATACTCCCACCCACCGCCAACCAGCCGACCGACGACATTACCCCACCGCCAACCACCTGGCATGCTACTGTCCTCGCCATGGAAGACCGCCGCGTCGACAAAGTACTCCTCACCCCCACCACCAACCTAAACTAAGGAATAAGCTATGGGAGTCATCACCACCATCACCCTCATTATCGCCCTCCTCGGCGGCAATGCCCTTTTCGTTGCTGCCGAATTCGCCCTCATTTCTTCTCGCCGCGACCGCATCGAAAACCTCATTGCCAACGGCAATACCAGAGCAAACCGAGTTCTCGGCGCCATATCACACCTCTCTATCAACCTCGCCGCCTGCCAACTCGGCATCACTATTTGTTCCCTCATTCTCGGCAAAGTCGCCGAACCTGCCATCGCCCACTACCTAACAATCCCCTTCGAACACCTCGGCATTCCCCACCAGCTTCTGCATCCCCTTTCTTTCGTTCTCGCCCTCGCCATCATTACCTATCTCCATATCCTCCTTGGCGAAATGGTGCCCAAAAACATTTCCCTCACCAACCCGGAAACCCTCGCCATCTGGCTCACTCCCCCACTACTGTTTTGGGCACGACTCTCTCGTCCCCTCATCAGCATGATGAACGCCGTCGCCCGCCACACCCTCAAACTCGTTGGCATCGAACAGCGCGATGAGCTCAATGCCACCGTCGACGAAAACCAGCTCAAAACCATGATTACCGAATCCCGCTCCGAGGGCCTCCTCGATGCGGAAGAACACGCCCGCCTCAGCAAGGCCCTCCGCAGCGGTCGCACCCTCGCCGAAGTCATGATCCCTCTCACCAAAGTCCGCACCCTCACCTTCGGTGCCCGCGGCCCCCTGCTCACCGACGTCGAACAAGCCGTCAGAGAAACCGGTTTCTCCCGCTTCCCAGTCGAAATCACCCCCGGCACCTTCCAGGGATATGTCCACGTCAAAGACGTCCTCGACCGGTTTGACGCCGGCAAAACCTACCCACCCAACGCTATTGTTCACCGTAGCGAGATTCGTCCCTTGCACAATATCGACGTTAATGAAACCCTCGACCGGGCTCTCCACGACCTCCACCACAAATCCGCCCACATGGCCCAAGTCCGGGACCACGGCCGCGTCGTCGGCGTCGTCACTCTCGAAGATCTTATCGAGGAATACCTTGGCACCTTCAACGACTGGACCCACAGCAATAACCGTGGCGGCAACACCACACCACCAGCAGCATGAACATCCTCACCGAAACCGAATGGCGCGCCCACAACAATAACCACATCACCCGTGCCCGCCGCTACACCGACGACCACCTCGCCCGTCGTAAAGCCGGCACCGCCCACCCCATCTTCGATTTCCTGTTCGAGTACTACCCCATCCGAATCTCACACCTCCACCGCTGGCACCCCGGCATCGGCATTGGGCTCGCCGACCCTCACCGTGCTAGCCCTCACAGCGCCTGGCGGTACTACTACCACCACAATGGGGTAACCACAACAGACGTGTCCGCCTTCCTCGCCGCGCATAAACCTGCCATCACCCAAATCCGCACCATCCTCACAAACACCACCGCCAACCCCACCCGTTTCGACTGCTTTGGCCTGCACGAATGGGCCATGGTTTACCGCACCGACCATCCCCGCCACAATCTTCCCCTCCGGCTCACCCCCGCGGAAACCAACCAGGTCGTAGAACAGCACACCATCAAATGCACCCACTTCGATGCTTACCGATTTTTCACCCCCGAAGCCCAACCCCTAAATCTCACAGTTTTAACCCGTGAAAACCGGGAGCATGGGGAACAACGGGGGTGCCTACACGCCACGATGGATTTGTATAAATGGGCGGCGAAATTGGGGCCGCTCATTCCCGGGGATTTATGGTTGGACACGTTTGAATTGGCATGGCAAGCCCGTATTTTGGATATGGAAGCGTCCCCGTATGATTGCCGAAGTTTAGGGTTTGGGGTGGTCCCGATTGAGACCCCCGAGGGGAAGCACGAGTATGTACATCGGCAACGATTATTGGCTCATGCGGGGGATTTATTACGGCACCGGATCCTGACCACGATCGAGCAGGCATTCGCGTTCAACTATAACTAAACGGTAACATTGGAGATTAATGCCGGCCCTTTGAATAAAAGTTATATGCCGGAAAATCTTTGTCGCGGCAACATGATAGAAAGGGTATCTCTGCCATGGGGCGCCATTCCGATGGACTCACCAATTACAAGTTTTCCACGCATGTGTATGTGGTTATCGCGTGTTTAGTTGTTGCCGTCATCATTATTGTGTTTTGGGTTAAGGCAATTCATGGTGATTCGACTACGGATAAGTCGAAGTGCTTGGCTGGTGATCTCACGGTGAAAATAGCGTCGTCGGCGGGGGCAGAGTCGCTGGCCACTAACGTTATCGACCAATATAATGCGAAGAAACCGGTGGTGCGGGATCATTGCATTACTGCGGAGGCCACCAAGTCGTTGGCGGAGGCGAGTGCGTATATTACTGACGAGTCGGACGGTATGGCAGCGCAAGCGGTGACCCAGGCACAGCGGGCGCCGGCGCAGGCCGCAGCTGAATGGCCGATCGTGCAGGTAATGAAGGTGGGAATTGCGTCGACGGAACACGATGTCAGCCGGGAGAAACTCACCGATGTGACCTACCCGGTCAAGGATAATGCGATGGCATCGGCGCTGGTTGCGGCCAGTTTGAATAATAATTCGGTGGACGCCACGAAGCAGGCGTTGACAAAGGATAAATCGGTGACGGTCGCGTCTGCGGTACAGGACGGCAAGAAATTCATTGTTGTCAACGAAACAAGTGCGCCGGCGAATTACACATTTACCGAGATCAAGGATGTGGTGCAGCCGGTACGGGTGGTGTCGTTGACGGCCACGGATACGGTCGCGGAGGATGCGGTGCGAGCCGGGGCGGATCTTGGTTCTAGCATGGTCAACGCGGATGCTGGAAAGCAGGCCACGTCGGTGACGTCATTGGCGGCGACGCAGGCGTTGCAGCAGTTTGATACGGAAGCGAATTCGGCGGCGCCAGCATCTCCTGCTCCCGCTCCGGCCCCGGAGGCCCAGCCGCAGGCCGCGGCAA contains:
- a CDS encoding hemolysin family protein, whose amino-acid sequence is MGVITTITLIIALLGGNALFVAAEFALISSRRDRIENLIANGNTRANRVLGAISHLSINLAACQLGITICSLILGKVAEPAIAHYLTIPFEHLGIPHQLLHPLSFVLALAIITYLHILLGEMVPKNISLTNPETLAIWLTPPLLFWARLSRPLISMMNAVARHTLKLVGIEQRDELNATVDENQLKTMITESRSEGLLDAEEHARLSKALRSGRTLAEVMIPLTKVRTLTFGARGPLLTDVEQAVRETGFSRFPVEITPGTFQGYVHVKDVLDRFDAGKTYPPNAIVHRSEIRPLHNIDVNETLDRALHDLHHKSAHMAQVRDHGRVVGVVTLEDLIEEYLGTFNDWTHSNNRGGNTTPPAA
- a CDS encoding tyrosine-type recombinase/integrase codes for the protein MPTKRIRNTGISWQGRYRDASGKEHSKTFRTKREAKAWEDDQIRAVRRGEWLDPQTSTITVHELVKKKLSQSAKPNTQQARNYLLANLGDLSPIPITALRPAMVRSWLHVLETGRPWVSDRSPLAANTISMIAGQLRAILTQAVNDDVILRHPMRGVVISSASKQVERDDIPDTEEIQALIRAAYSSGRGVSPNPQLARMIIVAATTGLRGGEIGGLRVKDVDFFRRELHVSQQVSQNSAEPTAPKSRRASRTVPLTEETLAALNTQLRERPRGREETIFAAKSGEPYNSLAIGTQFKNLTKRVGVTTTFHALRHYYASKLIESGVSVSVVQRVLGHSSPATTLGVYAHLWPGAEDEVRDAVRSFCGISDQKPTKDIGKIPG
- a CDS encoding VWA domain-containing protein: MGRHSDGLTNYKFSTHVYVVIACLVVAVIIIVFWVKAIHGDSTTDKSKCLAGDLTVKIASSAGAESLATNVIDQYNAKKPVVRDHCITAEATKSLAEASAYITDESDGMAAQAVTQAQRAPAQAAAEWPIVQVMKVGIASTEHDVSREKLTDVTYPVKDNAMASALVAASLNNNSVDATKQALTKDKSVTVASAVQDGKKFIVVNETSAPANYTFTEIKDVVQPVRVVSLTATDTVAEDAVRAGADLGSSMVNADAGKQATSVTSLAATQALQQFDTEANSAAPASPAPAPAPEAQPQAAASAVTSANTLFLFDTSAAMAQASDDGRTWFQVVSNAIAQAVPMVGAQHQVALWNYSSPLNPGVKKGWRENVSFASSMTNEQIGNTAIGFTTGGVPQTRAATVAAVNYATSYAKESGQPARVVLVTTGTSDLGDMSAVTQALSAAKAAKVELSVVHVGTGTQDSELMKAAQASEVVTTADNVADVIEKLSGVK
- a CDS encoding hemolysin family protein — its product is MDLLFSILSLIGFILLTASTGLFVAVEFALTGLERATIDQDLNTHNDSRAHAVKRAFHNLSFVLSGAQLGITITTLTTGYLAEPILAKFLNPLLRLTGLSETWTTPTALVLALIIATFLSMVFGELVPKNIAITNPIRTARFTIQPAHAFNLIFKGFITLLNKTANALVRAIGIEPADELATARSAQELTTLVRNSVGDDGFDETIANFLGRSLLFGATTAEELMTPRSTIETLSHDDTILDLLAKAATTGYSRFPVVNGDLDDTIGIVHYKDAFAIPTHQRATTTLGSIAHTVRAVPESLDGDAVLNTVRAAGAQVILVKDEYGGTAGLITIEDVIEEILGDVYDEHDNEEEQQEFHQNTTSTWTISGLVRLDELEENLGYLAPEGPYETLGGLIMYNLGRIPKTGDELILPPTANQPTDDITPPPTTWHATVLAMEDRRVDKVLLTPTTNLN
- the gndA gene encoding NADP-dependent phosphogluconate dehydrogenase — protein: MTEQGNLAQIGVVGLAVMGSNLARNFARNGHTVAVYNRSTEKTRNFMANHGAEGDFIPSETITDFVASLEKPRRAIIMVQAGNATDAVIHQLADAMDDGDIIIDGGNALYTDTIRREQEIADRGLNFVGAGISGGEEGALNGPAIMPGGPEKTWEALGPLLESIAANVDGVPCVTHIGPDGAGHFVKMVHNGIEYADMQVIGEAYQLLRYGAGMTPAEIAEVFRTWNAGDLDSYLIDITAEVLAQVDAETGKPLIDLIVDSAGQKGTGRWTVKAALDLGIPVTGIGEAVFARALSGATNQRQATIGNLPSGTLTTLAELGVDRDTFIEDVRRALYASKLVAYAQGFDEITAGSADHNWNVDPRDLATIWRGGCIIRAKFLNRIVEAYNANPELPTLLLDPYFKAELAGLIDSWRRVVTLATQIGQPIPVFASSLSYYDSLRIDRLPAALIQGQRDYFGAHTYQRVDKPGTYHTLWSGNRTEIEA
- a CDS encoding PaaI family thioesterase translates to MTHTEIPNTAADLLELLHNMGENGLHIRELARLNDLSGGFCNQLGLRFTEADREHIVAELHVTQEHLQITGIVNGGVCCAIAETVGSIMGITASNGKVVVGINNNTNFIAPVSAGVITAEAKVIQPGRRTQLISVDMFHRGHLVATSIVRTMVIDEKN